In Zingiber officinale cultivar Zhangliang chromosome 11B, Zo_v1.1, whole genome shotgun sequence, a single window of DNA contains:
- the LOC122034123 gene encoding pentatricopeptide repeat-containing protein At2g42920, chloroplastic-like — protein MTMVGVPQACSHLGTLQRGKWIHEQVLQANMDISIHLGAALITMYARCGSINDARRTFDGMPERDLLCWTAIICGYGMHGLTKDAEVLFNEIVASGVKPDGVAFLHGSMLAIAGRLDEALEFIGNMDMKHDAGVASN, from the exons ATGACGATGGTAGGCGTCCCGCAAGCTTGTTCCCATTTAGGGACCCTCCAACGGGGGAAATGGATTCACGAGCAAGTGTTGCAGGCCAACATGGATATCAGCATCCATTTGGGTGCAGCTCTGATAACCATGTACGCCCGGTGTGGTAGCATCAACGATGCACGGAGAACGTTCGACGGTATGCCCGAAAGAGATTTGCTCTGTTGGACAGCCATCATCTGTGGATATGGGATGCATGGTCTAACAAAAGACGCAGAGGTTCTTTTCAATGAAATTGTGGCATCTGGAGTTAAGCCAGACGGCGTTGCTTTT TTGCATGGTAGCATGCTTGCTATAGCTGGTAGACTAGACGAGGCCTTGGAGTTCATCGGAAACATGGACATGAAGCATGATGCAGGGGTTGCTAGTAATTAG